In one Gemmatimonadota bacterium genomic region, the following are encoded:
- a CDS encoding pyridoxal-phosphate dependent enzyme, whose amino-acid sequence MVTEAPPTLQVIAAAAARMAPYIRETPVWDWQDDLVSATLKLELFQHSGTFKARGAINNVLSLTDDQRRRGVTAVSAGNHAAAVAYAAHTLGTTAKVVMPKTASPARIAICRRLGAEIVLAADVHEAFVLVKEVESAEGRTFVHPFEGPTTATGTATVGLEFLRQADDLEAIVIPIGGGGLIGGMAAAIKQIRPDCLVYGVEPSGNDVIKRSVASGVPETSPNPNSIADSLSPPFALPYSLSLVQRFVDDIVLVSDDDLTEAMYLLFERMKLAVEPAGAATTAAALGPLRERLRGKRTGLLICGANIDATRFAEYLQRGAARWSTRE is encoded by the coding sequence ATGGTGACTGAAGCACCCCCGACTCTGCAAGTGATCGCCGCGGCCGCGGCCCGGATGGCGCCGTACATCCGGGAAACCCCGGTGTGGGATTGGCAGGACGACCTGGTGTCGGCGACGCTCAAACTCGAGCTGTTCCAGCATTCGGGAACCTTCAAGGCCCGGGGCGCGATCAACAACGTGTTGTCCCTCACGGACGACCAGCGGAGGCGCGGGGTGACGGCGGTCAGCGCGGGGAATCATGCCGCCGCGGTGGCCTATGCGGCCCACACGCTGGGTACCACCGCGAAGGTCGTGATGCCGAAGACCGCGAGCCCCGCCCGGATCGCGATCTGCCGCCGGCTCGGTGCCGAAATCGTGCTGGCCGCCGACGTTCATGAGGCGTTTGTGCTGGTCAAGGAGGTCGAATCAGCGGAGGGTCGGACCTTCGTCCACCCCTTCGAGGGACCGACCACCGCCACCGGTACCGCCACGGTCGGACTCGAGTTCCTCCGGCAGGCCGATGATCTCGAGGCGATCGTGATTCCGATCGGCGGCGGCGGATTGATCGGGGGCATGGCCGCCGCAATCAAACAAATCCGGCCTGACTGCCTCGTGTACGGGGTCGAACCGTCCGGCAATGATGTGATCAAACGAAGCGTGGCCTCAGGCGTTCCAGAAACTAGCCCGAACCCGAATAGCATTGCCGACAGCCTGAGCCCGCCGTTCGCGTTGCCGTATAGTCTGAGCCTGGTACAGCGGTTTGTCGACGACATCGTGTTGGTGAGCGACGACGATCTGACGGAAGCCATGTACCTGCTGTTTGAACGAATGAAACTCGCGGTGGAGCCGGCCGGCGCCGCCACGACGGCCGCCGCCCTGGGTCCGCTCCGGGAGCGCCTTCGCGGGAAGCGAACCGGCCTGCTGATCTGTGGCGCGAATATCGACGCCACCCGCTTCGCCGAGTACCTGCAGCGGGGCGCGGCTCGATGGAGCACCCGGGAGTAG